One Cellulomonas soli DNA window includes the following coding sequences:
- a CDS encoding FHA domain-containing protein, producing MIVPEYVPGRWTAVVTGGSVALVGPHTRPATVRALWDEAPARSGLVGLLGVLVREGFDGLPPFALVALEGDRVHAALRGEVEVVVERADGPVVLRAGDVSTWTEQVVDDALAVRVRAGSVVPDAVALPVAEGVVRADSVSVDLAPAPVATGERAARRAAARIADVPTALPSEPTVLEPALPEPAASVPAVPEPALPEPAVPEPALPELDLLPVPADEAVVPEPADEPVEPAGDALGLEPENQEPVPAQADEPTALPALLADPTVDASHDTPADAADAVDAVDPWVATASWAGPDDTAAVEPAPHDLPQARTASGVVEAAEALLLGEAPVPASSADDHDGLTIMSSDLAAIRDQLPAWAAETGTGTYPQVPVVTGALPLAAVAPSRRLVLSTGLVVSLDRAVLLGRAPQVSRVANRELPRLVTVPSPQQDISRTHAEVRVEGDDVLVTDLGSTNGVQVQAEGAQVRRLHPGEPTRVAEGETVDLGDGVTFTVERSS from the coding sequence ATGATCGTGCCCGAGTACGTCCCCGGCCGTTGGACGGCCGTCGTCACCGGTGGCAGCGTCGCCCTCGTCGGCCCGCACACGCGGCCCGCCACGGTGCGCGCGCTGTGGGACGAGGCGCCGGCCCGTTCCGGCCTGGTCGGGCTGCTCGGCGTGCTCGTCCGGGAGGGCTTCGACGGCCTGCCCCCGTTCGCGCTCGTGGCCCTCGAGGGCGATCGCGTGCACGCCGCGCTGCGCGGTGAGGTCGAGGTCGTCGTCGAGCGGGCCGACGGGCCGGTCGTGCTGCGTGCCGGGGACGTCTCGACGTGGACCGAGCAGGTCGTCGACGACGCGCTCGCGGTGCGCGTGCGTGCCGGTTCCGTGGTTCCCGACGCGGTCGCCCTGCCCGTGGCCGAGGGCGTCGTCCGGGCCGACTCGGTGAGCGTCGACCTCGCGCCCGCGCCCGTCGCCACGGGCGAGCGTGCCGCCCGCCGCGCGGCCGCGCGCATCGCCGACGTCCCCACGGCCCTGCCGTCGGAGCCCACCGTGCTCGAGCCTGCGCTCCCGGAGCCCGCCGCATCGGTGCCCGCCGTGCCTGAGCCTGCCCTGCCTGAGCCTGCCGTGCCTGAGCCTGCCCTGCCCGAGCTCGACCTCCTCCCGGTCCCGGCCGACGAGGCCGTCGTCCCGGAGCCGGCCGACGAGCCCGTCGAGCCGGCGGGGGACGCGCTCGGGCTCGAGCCCGAGAACCAGGAGCCGGTCCCCGCCCAGGCGGACGAGCCCACCGCGCTGCCGGCCCTGCTGGCCGACCCGACCGTCGATGCGTCGCACGACACCCCCGCCGATGCCGCCGATGCCGTCGACGCCGTCGACCCCTGGGTGGCCACGGCGTCCTGGGCGGGCCCCGACGACACCGCGGCCGTCGAGCCGGCGCCCCACGACCTGCCGCAGGCGCGTACCGCGTCGGGCGTCGTCGAGGCCGCCGAGGCGCTCCTGCTCGGCGAGGCGCCCGTCCCGGCCTCGTCCGCCGACGACCACGACGGCCTGACGATCATGTCGAGCGACCTCGCCGCGATCCGCGACCAGCTGCCGGCCTGGGCGGCCGAGACCGGGACCGGTACGTACCCCCAGGTCCCGGTCGTGACCGGTGCGCTGCCCCTGGCGGCCGTCGCGCCGTCCCGTCGGCTCGTGCTCTCGACAGGGCTGGTCGTCTCGCTCGACCGCGCCGTGCTGCTCGGCCGCGCGCCCCAGGTCTCGCGCGTCGCCAACCGTGAGCTGCCGCGACTTGTGACCGTGCCCAGCCCTCAGCAGGACATCTCGCGCACGCACGCCGAGGTGCGGGTCGAGGGAGACGACGTGCTCGTCACCGACCTCGGCTCGACGAACGGCGTCCAGGTGCAGGCCGAGGGTGCACAGGTGCGTCGCCTGCACCCCGGCGAGCCCACCCGCGTGGCCGAGGGTGAGACCGTCGACCTGGGCGACGGCGTGACGTTCACCGTGGAGCGCAGTTCGTGA
- a CDS encoding serine/threonine-protein kinase has protein sequence MTARREASAPPHLPGYTYVHVLGLGGFADVFLYQQELPRREVAVKVLLAGSLDDQVRTRFQTEANLMAQLSHHPSIVTIHQAAIAADGRPYLVMEYCSRAGLAERYRQERISVAEALRIGIRLSSAVETAHRAGILHRDIKPANVLTTDFGWPALTDFGIAATTGHGAGATVGMSIPWSPPELLGERPTGDERSDVYSLGATIYSLLAGRTPFELPGSPNGAADLVGRIERMPLPPTGRDDVPADLHDVLVRTMEKHPSRRFASAAGVARALQQVEAGLRLPATPLDLPDENASGPASTGFVPPDRSPGADEATRLRSIVSVSPLAPATRAATDEATRVRPVVQVDPEPSRSVPVPGSVHVAEAPSGSVTAEPALTVHEPSVRVRDRAPRSRRRAFGAVVSGVVVVGAAVALVLANQDEGAVPVVPDDDFTHGVGSTGATEAVPAPVALAGQRMADGSVVFTWQNPDPQDGDAYTWGVLSLTADPELELVEVATATVPAQEASGEVCIEVALVRSDRRSSAEPAQGCVP, from the coding sequence GTGACAGCACGCCGTGAGGCCTCTGCGCCGCCGCACCTGCCGGGGTACACGTACGTCCATGTGCTCGGTCTGGGTGGTTTCGCGGACGTCTTCCTGTACCAGCAGGAGCTGCCGCGCCGGGAGGTCGCGGTCAAGGTGCTCCTGGCCGGAAGCCTCGACGACCAGGTGCGCACCCGGTTCCAGACCGAGGCCAACCTCATGGCACAGCTGTCCCACCACCCGTCGATCGTGACGATCCACCAGGCTGCGATCGCGGCCGACGGACGCCCCTACCTGGTGATGGAGTACTGCTCGCGCGCGGGTCTGGCCGAGCGCTACCGGCAGGAGCGCATCTCGGTCGCCGAGGCGCTGCGCATCGGGATCCGGCTGTCCTCGGCGGTCGAGACCGCCCACCGGGCGGGCATCCTGCACCGTGACATCAAGCCGGCCAACGTGCTCACCACCGACTTCGGCTGGCCGGCCCTCACCGACTTCGGCATCGCCGCCACCACCGGGCACGGCGCGGGCGCGACGGTCGGCATGTCGATCCCGTGGTCCCCGCCCGAGCTGCTCGGCGAACGGCCGACCGGCGACGAGCGCTCGGACGTGTACTCCCTCGGCGCGACGATCTACTCGCTGCTCGCCGGCCGTACACCGTTCGAGCTGCCTGGATCGCCGAACGGTGCGGCGGACCTCGTCGGCCGTATCGAGCGCATGCCGCTGCCGCCGACCGGTCGCGACGACGTGCCGGCCGATCTGCACGACGTGCTCGTGCGCACCATGGAGAAGCACCCCTCGCGCCGGTTCGCGTCCGCGGCCGGCGTGGCGCGTGCGCTGCAGCAGGTCGAGGCGGGTCTGCGCCTGCCGGCGACACCGCTGGACCTGCCGGACGAGAACGCCTCGGGCCCCGCCTCGACGGGGTTCGTCCCGCCGGACCGGTCGCCCGGTGCCGACGAGGCGACCCGCCTGCGCTCGATCGTCTCGGTGTCCCCGCTCGCCCCTGCGACCCGTGCCGCGACCGACGAGGCCACGCGGGTGCGGCCCGTCGTGCAGGTCGACCCCGAACCGTCCCGATCGGTGCCCGTGCCCGGGTCGGTCCATGTCGCCGAGGCACCGTCCGGCTCGGTGACGGCCGAACCTGCGCTCACCGTCCACGAACCGTCGGTGCGGGTACGTGACCGCGCTCCCCGCTCGCGCCGCCGCGCGTTCGGCGCCGTCGTCTCGGGCGTCGTCGTCGTGGGCGCAGCGGTGGCGCTCGTGCTCGCGAACCAGGACGAGGGCGCCGTCCCCGTCGTCCCCGACGACGACTTCACGCACGGTGTCGGCTCGACGGGTGCGACCGAGGCCGTGCCCGCCCCCGTCGCGCTCGCCGGGCAACGCATGGCCGACGGCTCCGTCGTGTTCACGTGGCAGAACCCCGACCCGCAGGACGGCGACGCCTACACCTGGGGCGTGCTGTCCCTCACCGCGGATCCGGAGCTCGAGCTGGTGGAGGTCGCCACGGCCACCGTGCCCGCGCAGGAGGCGTCGGGCGAGGTCTGCATCGAGGTCGCCCTCGTGCGCTCCGACCGCCGGTCGTCCGCCGAGCCCGCGCAGGGATGTGTTCCGTGA
- a CDS encoding Ig-like domain-containing protein translates to MSGPANAIVRALGWRARATRAAAVVTVPVLVAVLAMLGQGFPLARVDLNDGGVWLTATDQLRLGRFNVQVEELNGGIVTTGSTFDVLQDGGDVLLSEPTTLSVVDPATVTTLAQVPATGTTPSLGAGTVSVVDEEGQVWVRAIDALEGLRIDQDTPDVTLGEGGAAVVARSGAALAVSPDGTVTRVDLVDGVPQASPVGSLEAGDVDALTTVGDEPVVLTGSTVRTLRGTVTLPEDGLVLQQPGPQSDRVLVASRTALYEVPLDGSDPVVHATAGSGQPAAPVQVGTCAHAAWASGHGSYLRLCEGSDPVELDLQDMQSTDALTFRVNRSMVLLNDTRQGRLWMPQQDTDLRVPNWQDVVPQDQPEQSQEDAEGQETTQDVAAECTDQSAPPSAADDAFGVRSGRATILSVIDNDTSSDCGILAISQVDELDPAFGTVQAVEGGRALQVDVSATASGSATFTYTISDGRGTSAPSTATVTLTVHEAGTDGPPTQVRTGTVRVEQGGEVERDVLADFADPDGDDLLLVGASADPLAGTVRVRQDGTLTFRAGGTQLGRTQVSVQVSDGTTTVEGVLEVDVRAPGSLAPQIDPVHAVTFVDEAVTVRPLDAVRSTGSEPARLAAVDDVVGATVVTDLEQGTFTFSAARAGTYYVTFVVAASPQQATGVARIDVREWPEQSQPPVAVRDTAYLPAGGQVTIDPLENDTDPAGGVLVLQQVAEQTDSGLQIAVLEHRLVQIRSSRTLEAPVVVRYTVSNGTSASVGEIVVQPVPPSDTSQPPVVRDVEVSVRTGGVVTIPVLESAYDPDGDQLTVNPTLPEPLGSGEGLLFVSGDVLRYQAPATAMTVHATFAVRDATGNETSAVLTVRVHASDAATKQPPRPQDLTARVFDGDSVRITVPLVGIDDDGDGVTLLGVATAPTKGRVTEVGADYLTYEALPGEVGTDTFTYAVEDWVGQRAVATIRVGIAPQPTGASAVVARDDEVTVRPGQRVEVRVLANDVDSGGGELSLDPTLEIPAGTDAEVQGRRVIVQAPGTAAVLQIVYTVTNDRGGRDTGVLTVTVSPDAAVLPPVARDVVVPAIDTLGRTEVEVDVLAVAQNPSGPLSDLEVSVPASVADVARVSATGTVVVTLVDHTQTVPYLLTNTTAADGSAASYAFITVPALGFFPPTPRPSAPVLRVATGEQLVIPLDEQVQVAPGRTATVSDAAGVSATRADGSSLVRDSTTLQFTSAPGYAGPASITLTVTDATGAGDATARTATITLSITVYALDDNPPTFVPSTIDVSPGEAPITVDLRAFTTGPEGQDVTTDRYSYAVVSDVPAGFTAVLSGSVLRVSANASTPKGASGRLDLTIGYGAAGSVEAAVDLRVIASSRPTARVLDTTVTNGVQGRDSTVEVLAGAYNPFPDSPLTVVGATVETPGAGTASSTGSTVTARPGADFVGQMVVRFRVRDVTGDPDREVEARLTVVVRGRPATPTAPRIGEVRDRTVVLSWDAPDNRGEPITGYRVVASPGNIVRQCASTTCTIDGLTNDVEYTFTVAAQNAVDWSDPSQPSAPARPDAVPDAPAAPTLSFGDGSITATWTAPASAGSAIKGYRVSISPPLPSGAAEIEVATTHTTFTGLTNGVQYAIAVRAVNSAPDPGPWSAASTMVPAGVPQAPTVTATRQQADGSNQIVVTWSVGSDNGDAIAGYEVSVDGATVAAPDGATTSYTLTNVQRGRTYEISVRARNKAGWSAWGSATGEIWSAPTAPQNVSLVADAGTGDWADGSVVLSWDAPVDAGGAGISIAGYTITGPGYSQSVGAGTRSVTISGLAAGTAGPYTVVARSSRDVTGPGGVSGTAQVVTAPQAPTLTLDVTVAGAVTITWPAVLDGGSPVTGYEWSLDGPGNGQDQSGTLAPGGGTLTLTLTATAGRYDVSVRAVTGAGASTWSRATAVVT, encoded by the coding sequence GTGAGCGGGCCGGCGAACGCCATCGTCCGAGCGCTCGGCTGGCGGGCACGGGCCACCCGGGCCGCAGCGGTGGTGACGGTGCCCGTCCTGGTGGCGGTGCTCGCGATGCTCGGCCAGGGCTTCCCGCTCGCGCGGGTGGACCTCAACGACGGAGGTGTGTGGCTGACCGCGACCGACCAGCTGCGGCTCGGCCGGTTCAACGTGCAGGTCGAGGAGCTCAACGGGGGCATCGTCACCACGGGCAGCACGTTCGACGTCCTGCAGGACGGCGGGGACGTGCTGCTGTCCGAGCCGACGACCCTCTCGGTCGTCGACCCGGCGACCGTCACGACGCTCGCGCAGGTCCCCGCGACGGGGACGACCCCCTCGTTGGGTGCAGGGACGGTCTCCGTCGTCGACGAGGAGGGCCAGGTCTGGGTGCGCGCGATCGACGCGCTCGAAGGCCTGCGGATCGACCAGGACACGCCCGACGTCACCCTCGGCGAGGGAGGTGCCGCGGTCGTGGCCCGGTCCGGCGCGGCGCTCGCGGTCTCGCCGGACGGCACCGTCACGCGGGTCGACCTCGTCGACGGTGTCCCGCAGGCATCGCCGGTCGGCTCCCTGGAGGCAGGCGACGTCGACGCGCTGACCACCGTCGGTGACGAGCCGGTCGTGCTGACCGGTTCGACGGTGCGTACGCTGCGCGGCACCGTCACGCTCCCCGAGGACGGCCTGGTGCTGCAGCAGCCCGGTCCGCAGTCCGACCGTGTGCTCGTGGCCAGCAGGACCGCGCTGTACGAGGTGCCGCTCGACGGGAGCGACCCCGTGGTGCACGCGACCGCGGGGTCGGGCCAGCCGGCCGCACCGGTGCAGGTCGGCACCTGCGCGCACGCCGCCTGGGCGAGCGGGCACGGCTCCTACCTGCGACTGTGCGAGGGGTCGGATCCGGTCGAGCTCGACCTGCAGGACATGCAGTCCACCGACGCGCTGACCTTCCGGGTGAACCGGTCGATGGTGCTGCTCAACGACACCCGGCAGGGCCGGTTGTGGATGCCCCAGCAGGACACCGACCTGCGGGTGCCGAACTGGCAGGACGTCGTGCCGCAGGACCAGCCCGAGCAGTCGCAGGAGGACGCCGAGGGGCAGGAGACGACGCAGGACGTCGCCGCCGAGTGCACCGACCAGTCCGCACCGCCGTCGGCCGCCGACGACGCGTTCGGCGTGCGCTCCGGCCGCGCCACGATCCTGTCCGTCATCGACAACGACACCTCCTCCGACTGCGGGATCCTCGCGATCTCGCAGGTCGACGAGCTCGACCCCGCATTCGGGACGGTCCAGGCCGTCGAGGGCGGCCGGGCGCTGCAGGTCGACGTCTCCGCGACCGCGAGCGGCTCCGCGACGTTCACCTACACGATCTCGGACGGGCGCGGCACGTCCGCGCCGTCCACGGCCACCGTCACGCTCACCGTGCACGAGGCGGGCACGGACGGCCCGCCGACGCAGGTGCGCACCGGTACGGTCCGCGTCGAGCAGGGCGGCGAGGTCGAGCGGGACGTGCTGGCCGACTTCGCCGACCCCGACGGCGACGACCTGCTGCTCGTCGGCGCCAGCGCCGACCCGCTCGCCGGCACGGTGCGGGTCCGGCAGGACGGCACCCTGACCTTCCGGGCCGGGGGCACCCAGCTGGGACGCACGCAGGTGAGCGTGCAGGTGAGCGACGGGACGACCACCGTCGAGGGCGTGCTCGAGGTCGACGTGCGGGCGCCCGGTTCGCTCGCCCCGCAGATCGACCCGGTGCACGCGGTGACGTTCGTGGACGAGGCGGTCACGGTGCGCCCGCTGGACGCCGTGCGGTCCACCGGCTCCGAGCCCGCACGGCTGGCCGCGGTCGACGACGTGGTCGGCGCGACCGTCGTCACCGACCTCGAGCAGGGGACCTTCACCTTCTCCGCCGCGCGCGCCGGGACGTACTACGTGACCTTCGTCGTGGCCGCCTCACCGCAGCAGGCGACGGGCGTCGCGCGCATCGACGTGCGCGAGTGGCCCGAGCAGTCCCAGCCGCCCGTGGCGGTGCGGGACACGGCCTACCTGCCGGCCGGCGGTCAGGTCACGATCGACCCGCTCGAGAACGACACCGACCCGGCAGGTGGCGTGCTCGTGCTGCAGCAGGTCGCCGAGCAGACCGACTCCGGGCTGCAGATCGCGGTGCTCGAGCACCGCCTCGTGCAGATCCGCTCGTCGCGCACCCTCGAGGCGCCGGTCGTGGTGCGGTACACGGTCTCCAACGGCACGTCGGCGTCGGTGGGGGAGATCGTCGTGCAGCCCGTGCCGCCGTCCGACACCTCGCAGCCGCCGGTCGTGCGCGACGTCGAGGTGAGCGTGCGCACCGGGGGCGTCGTGACGATCCCCGTGCTGGAGTCGGCGTACGACCCCGACGGCGACCAGCTCACGGTGAACCCGACGCTGCCCGAGCCGCTCGGCAGCGGCGAGGGTCTGCTGTTCGTGTCCGGCGACGTGCTGCGCTACCAGGCACCGGCCACGGCGATGACCGTGCACGCCACGTTCGCCGTCCGGGACGCGACCGGCAACGAGACCTCTGCGGTGCTCACGGTGCGGGTGCACGCCTCCGACGCGGCGACCAAGCAGCCGCCGCGTCCGCAGGACCTGACCGCTCGGGTGTTCGACGGCGACAGCGTGCGCATCACGGTGCCCCTGGTCGGCATCGACGACGACGGCGACGGCGTCACGCTGCTGGGGGTGGCCACCGCACCGACCAAGGGCCGTGTGACGGAGGTCGGCGCCGACTACCTGACGTACGAGGCGCTGCCCGGGGAGGTCGGCACCGACACGTTCACCTACGCCGTCGAGGACTGGGTGGGGCAGCGCGCGGTCGCCACGATCCGGGTCGGCATCGCCCCGCAGCCGACGGGGGCCTCGGCCGTCGTGGCGCGTGACGACGAGGTCACGGTGCGACCCGGTCAGCGCGTCGAGGTGCGGGTCCTCGCCAACGACGTCGACTCCGGCGGAGGCGAGCTCTCGCTCGACCCCACGCTCGAGATCCCCGCGGGGACGGATGCGGAGGTCCAGGGTCGTCGGGTGATCGTGCAGGCGCCCGGCACCGCGGCGGTCCTGCAGATCGTCTACACGGTGACGAACGACCGCGGAGGACGCGACACCGGTGTGCTTACCGTGACGGTCTCGCCCGATGCCGCGGTGCTCCCGCCCGTGGCCCGCGACGTGGTCGTCCCGGCGATCGACACGCTGGGACGGACCGAGGTCGAGGTCGACGTGCTGGCCGTCGCGCAGAACCCGAGCGGCCCGTTGAGCGACCTGGAGGTCTCCGTCCCCGCGTCGGTCGCCGACGTCGCCCGGGTCTCGGCCACCGGGACGGTGGTGGTCACCCTGGTCGACCACACGCAGACCGTCCCCTACCTGCTGACCAACACCACGGCGGCCGACGGCTCGGCTGCGTCGTACGCCTTCATCACGGTCCCCGCGCTCGGCTTCTTCCCCCCGACGCCTCGACCCAGCGCACCCGTGCTCCGGGTCGCGACCGGCGAGCAGCTCGTGATCCCGCTCGACGAGCAGGTCCAGGTGGCACCGGGGCGTACGGCGACCGTGTCCGACGCTGCAGGCGTGAGCGCGACGCGCGCAGACGGGTCCTCGCTCGTCCGCGACTCGACCACCCTGCAATTCACCTCGGCCCCCGGGTACGCCGGACCGGCCTCGATCACGCTGACGGTGACCGATGCGACCGGTGCGGGGGATGCCACCGCCCGCACGGCCACGATCACGTTGTCGATCACGGTGTACGCGTTGGACGACAACCCGCCGACCTTCGTCCCCTCGACCATCGACGTGTCCCCGGGCGAGGCTCCCATCACGGTCGACCTGCGCGCGTTCACCACGGGCCCGGAGGGCCAGGACGTGACGACCGACCGGTACTCCTACGCGGTGGTCTCGGACGTGCCCGCCGGTTTCACGGCCGTGCTCTCGGGCAGCGTCCTGCGCGTCAGCGCGAACGCCTCGACGCCCAAGGGTGCCTCCGGTCGGCTGGACCTGACGATCGGGTACGGCGCCGCCGGCTCGGTCGAGGCGGCGGTCGACCTGCGCGTCATCGCGAGCAGCCGTCCCACGGCGCGCGTGCTGGACACCACCGTCACCAACGGCGTGCAGGGTCGCGACTCCACGGTCGAGGTGCTCGCGGGCGCCTACAACCCGTTCCCCGACTCACCCCTGACCGTCGTGGGTGCCACGGTCGAGACACCGGGCGCCGGGACGGCCAGCTCGACGGGCAGCACCGTGACGGCGCGTCCGGGGGCCGACTTCGTCGGGCAGATGGTCGTCCGGTTCCGCGTGCGCGACGTCACGGGTGACCCCGACCGTGAGGTGGAGGCGCGACTGACGGTCGTCGTGCGCGGCAGGCCTGCCACGCCGACCGCGCCGCGCATCGGCGAGGTCCGCGACCGCACGGTCGTGCTGTCGTGGGACGCCCCGGACAACCGTGGCGAACCCATCACCGGCTACCGCGTCGTGGCCAGCCCGGGAAACATCGTGCGCCAGTGCGCCTCGACGACCTGCACGATCGACGGGCTGACGAACGACGTCGAGTACACCTTCACGGTCGCCGCGCAGAACGCGGTCGACTGGTCTGACCCGAGCCAGCCGTCCGCGCCTGCACGCCCCGACGCGGTCCCGGATGCCCCGGCCGCGCCGACCCTGAGCTTCGGCGACGGGTCGATCACCGCCACGTGGACCGCGCCTGCCTCGGCGGGGTCGGCGATCAAGGGCTACCGCGTGTCGATCTCGCCCCCGCTGCCCAGCGGTGCCGCCGAGATCGAGGTCGCCACGACGCACACCACGTTCACCGGCCTGACCAACGGTGTGCAGTACGCGATCGCGGTGCGTGCGGTGAACTCCGCCCCCGACCCGGGACCGTGGAGTGCCGCGAGCACGATGGTCCCGGCGGGGGTCCCGCAGGCACCGACCGTGACCGCCACCCGCCAGCAGGCCGACGGCTCGAACCAGATCGTGGTCACCTGGTCGGTCGGCTCGGACAACGGCGACGCGATCGCCGGGTACGAGGTCAGCGTCGACGGCGCGACCGTCGCAGCCCCCGACGGTGCGACGACGTCCTACACCCTGACGAACGTGCAGCGCGGCCGGACCTACGAGATCAGCGTCCGGGCGCGCAACAAGGCGGGCTGGTCCGCGTGGGGCTCGGCCACGGGCGAGATCTGGAGCGCGCCGACCGCGCCGCAGAACGTCTCGCTGGTGGCGGACGCGGGCACCGGGGACTGGGCCGACGGTTCGGTCGTCCTGTCGTGGGACGCGCCGGTCGACGCCGGCGGGGCCGGGATCTCGATCGCCGGGTACACGATCACCGGACCCGGGTACTCGCAGAGCGTGGGCGCGGGTACGCGGTCGGTGACGATCTCCGGCCTCGCGGCCGGGACGGCCGGGCCCTACACCGTGGTCGCTCGCAGCTCGCGCGACGTGACCGGGCCGGGCGGCGTCTCGGGGACGGCGCAGGTGGTGACCGCGCCGCAGGCGCCGACCCTGACCCTCGACGTCACCGTCGCAGGCGCGGTGACGATCACCTGGCCCGCCGTCCTGGACGGCGGCTCACCGGTCACCGGCTACGAGTGGTCGCTCGACGGTCCCGGCAACGGCCAGGACCAGTCCGGAACCCTCGCCCCCGGCGGGGGCACGCTCACCCTGACCCTCACGGCGACAGCCGGCAGGTACGACGTCTCGGTCCGGGCCGTCACCGGTGCCGGAGCGAGCACCTGGTCCCGCGCGACGGCGGTGGTGACGTGA
- a CDS encoding AAA family ATPase — protein sequence MTPEQSAWFAETFDTLVENVGRALLGKDRTIRLALTAMLAEGHLLLEDAPGTGKTSLAKAVAATVQGSHHRIQFTPDLLPSDVTGVTIYDQSSHRFEFHPGPVFASVVLADEINRASPKTQAALLEVMEEGNVTVDGVTHPVGRPFMVIATQNPIEQAGTYRLPEAQLDRFLIKTSLGYPDRASAVEIMAGAKDRTLNLPARITTQAVGTMADLAQTVHIDASVLDYVARLTEATRDDSQTSLGASVRGGLALVRCAKVWAASTGREYVVPDDVKDLAQPVLAHRLVLDSEAEFAGVTAEQVLARVLADVAPPVLRVA from the coding sequence ATGACCCCCGAGCAGAGCGCCTGGTTCGCGGAGACGTTCGACACGCTCGTCGAGAACGTCGGTCGGGCGCTGCTCGGCAAGGACCGCACGATCCGGCTCGCGCTGACGGCGATGCTCGCCGAGGGGCACCTGCTGCTCGAGGACGCGCCGGGCACAGGCAAGACGTCCCTGGCCAAGGCCGTCGCGGCGACCGTGCAGGGCAGCCACCACCGCATCCAGTTCACGCCCGACCTGCTCCCGTCGGACGTGACGGGCGTGACGATCTACGACCAGAGCAGCCACCGCTTCGAGTTCCACCCGGGGCCTGTCTTCGCCTCGGTGGTGCTGGCGGACGAGATCAACCGTGCCTCGCCCAAGACCCAGGCCGCCCTGCTCGAGGTCATGGAGGAGGGCAACGTCACGGTCGACGGCGTGACGCACCCGGTCGGTCGGCCGTTCATGGTCATCGCGACGCAGAACCCGATCGAGCAGGCGGGCACGTACCGGCTGCCCGAGGCCCAGCTCGACCGGTTCCTCATCAAGACCTCGCTCGGCTACCCCGACCGGGCCTCGGCGGTCGAGATCATGGCCGGCGCCAAGGACCGCACGCTCAACCTGCCCGCGCGCATCACCACGCAGGCCGTGGGCACGATGGCGGACCTCGCGCAGACGGTGCACATCGACGCCTCGGTGCTCGACTACGTGGCCCGGCTCACCGAGGCCACGCGCGACGACTCGCAGACCTCGCTCGGGGCGAGCGTGCGCGGGGGGCTCGCCCTCGTGCGCTGCGCGAAGGTCTGGGCGGCCTCGACGGGTCGGGAGTACGTCGTGCCGGACGACGTGAAGGACCTCGCGCAGCCGGTGCTGGCCCACCGGCTCGTCCTCGACTCCGAGGCGGAGTTCGCCGGTGTCACGGCCGAGCAGGTGCTCGCCCGTGTCCTGGCCGACGTCGCACCGCCGGTCCTCCGGGTGGCCTGA
- a CDS encoding DUF58 domain-containing protein: MHVSATGWGVAVVAVLGLVLGRWLGWAEAASLGAALAAVLVVALLLTVGRTRYAVRLDLADRRVRIGERAVGGLTVRNTARGRSLPARVELPVGAGRAEFAVPSLAAGAEHDELFAIPTARRAVVVVGPVESVRGDALGLVRRTLRWTRPVELFVHPRVVPLHGASAGVLRDLEGQSTRDLSDADLSFHALRDYVQGDDRRAIHWRTTARRGTLMVKQFEDTRRTQTAVVLATDAADYADLEEFETAVSVAASLGVQTLREQRDLTVLAGPGRLRVNTPPLLLDDCSRIMLGSSAGSAGLGRGRDVPSATGTALLGRRVAREAPDATVAVLITGSVATDAALRLGARHVPTGTRTVVVSCVTGGELRVRTQSTLTLASLATVDDLPRVLRRVVA; this comes from the coding sequence GTGCACGTCTCCGCAACCGGCTGGGGGGTCGCCGTCGTGGCGGTCCTCGGCCTCGTGCTGGGCCGGTGGCTCGGCTGGGCCGAGGCGGCGAGCCTGGGCGCCGCGCTCGCCGCGGTCCTCGTGGTCGCGCTGCTGCTGACCGTCGGGCGCACCCGGTATGCGGTCAGGTTGGACCTCGCCGACCGCCGTGTGCGCATCGGTGAGCGCGCTGTCGGTGGGCTGACGGTGCGGAACACGGCGCGCGGCAGGTCCCTGCCTGCGCGCGTGGAGCTCCCCGTGGGGGCGGGCCGCGCGGAGTTCGCGGTGCCCTCGCTCGCCGCCGGCGCGGAGCACGACGAGCTGTTCGCGATCCCGACGGCGCGCAGGGCGGTCGTCGTGGTCGGTCCGGTCGAGTCGGTGCGTGGCGACGCGCTGGGGCTCGTGCGTCGCACGTTGCGCTGGACGCGCCCGGTCGAGCTGTTCGTGCACCCGCGCGTCGTCCCGCTGCACGGGGCGAGCGCGGGGGTGCTGCGCGACCTCGAGGGTCAGTCCACGCGCGACCTGTCGGACGCCGACCTGTCCTTCCACGCGCTGCGCGACTACGTGCAGGGTGATGACCGGCGGGCGATCCACTGGAGGACGACCGCGCGTCGCGGCACCCTGATGGTCAAGCAGTTCGAGGACACGCGGCGCACCCAGACGGCCGTGGTGCTGGCCACGGACGCTGCCGACTACGCCGACCTGGAGGAGTTCGAGACCGCCGTGTCGGTCGCTGCCTCGCTGGGCGTCCAGACGCTGCGCGAGCAGCGCGACCTGACCGTGCTCGCCGGTCCGGGCCGGCTTCGCGTGAACACCCCGCCGTTGCTGCTGGACGACTGCTCACGGATCATGCTCGGCAGCTCGGCGGGCTCTGCCGGTCTGGGACGAGGCAGGGACGTGCCGTCGGCCACCGGCACGGCGCTGCTCGGGCGGCGCGTCGCCCGGGAGGCTCCGGACGCGACCGTCGCCGTGCTGATCACCGGGTCGGTCGCGACCGACGCCGCGCTGCGGCTGGGGGCCCGGCACGTGCCGACCGGCACCCGGACGGTCGTCGTGTCCTGCGTGACCGGCGGCGAGCTGAGGGTGCGCACGCAGAGCACCCTGACGTTGGCCTCGCTCGCGACCGTGGACGACCTGCCGCGGGTGCTGCGCCGGGTGGTCGCATGA